The following is a genomic window from Myxocyprinus asiaticus isolate MX2 ecotype Aquarium Trade chromosome 38, UBuf_Myxa_2, whole genome shotgun sequence.
AACTGATTTTTCAACTTATAGAATCAATCACAGAACCAGACtggaggtttatttttattttttgtagaacTGATGATAGAATTGACCACGAGAACCAACCTTTAAAAAAAGACGATGAGAACCGATCTTTGAACCGAATGTAGAACTGATTATAGAATGCACCAAGAGAACCAATCATAGAGCTAATCATAGAACCAACAAGGAGAACTGATTGTTTAACTTTTTATAAAAATCAATCATAGAACCAGACTGGAGATTTTTTTTGTTGGTACAACTGATGATAGAATTGACTAGGAGAACCGACCATATAACTGATCATTTAAATTATCATAGAACAAACTAGGAGAACCAATATAAGAACATTCTGATCATAGAGCTTATAACAGAACCAACCAGGAGAACTGATTTTTCAACTTATAGAACCAGActggatatttatttacatttttttgtagaACTGATGATAGAATTGACCACAAGAaccaacctttaaaaaaaaaaaaaaaaaaaaaacaaattatagaaTGCACCAAGAGAACCTACTTGTAGAACAATCATAGACGTGATCATTTGGACCAATCTTAGAACCAATGATGCTGTAATGTGAGGGAGTGTTCCTCCTGTGaatcatgtttatgtttacatCATCACAGATCAGAAGCCTTTTCATTAATCATAATGTTTGATTTTGTCCAGTAGGTAAAGCAGCTTTTCTTCTCTCAATGTGTGCCGCCTGAGATCAGACCGCTGTCGTGTTTATCTCTGTCGTCCTGCTGATCGACTGTCAGGGGCGCCATCATGGCGACTAAAGTAGGAGACGACCCGGACAGCCTGATGTCTCTGTGCACCATCTTCTGTCTGAAGAACCTGCGGAGAACCATGTGCTACACAGGAGAGCGGAACAGACTCCACCTGCGTCCTGACGTCTTCCTGCCTAGCGAGATCTGTGATAAACTGGTGAACGTGTATGTACATGGGACATAAATCTTCGCAATATTCATAATGTTGTTAATTTTATATTACCAgcaaaaatatattgtgaatattcagcaATGATGGTTGTGTTTGACAGGTACATGGATCTGGTCCACACTGACAGTGACTGTGAGCCGCAGGACGGCTTCTTCCAGCTCTTCAGTGACCCGCGCAGCACCAGACTCACTCGCCTGCAGCTCCGGGAGGATTTCGTTCGGGACCGAGACTTGGAAGCCATCGCGAAACAGGTGAGAAAGGATCAGACAAGAAATATGATAGATAGAAGAGACATGCTTCTTCACAGAATTATTGGTACTGTATGTCATGTTAATTTGTTTTCAGGCTGAAAGCGATTTATTCTTTCCTGATGTTTTGGAATGTTTGTAGGATCTGATCGAGCTTCATCTGACCTTCTGTAACCGTCTGACGGCTCACAGTTTGAGAACGCTCTACAGCTTTAGACACTGTCTGCTGTCGCTTAGTCTGTTTGGATGCTCCAACATCTTCTTCAGGAAAGGTGGCGCTCCGCTGGCGTACGgcgaggatgatgatgatgaagatctGGAAGAGCGTCTTCACAGGCACACGGTGGACCAGGACTTTAATTTCCAGGGCTTCAACCATTTACGGCTGCTAAATTTGGGCAGTCTTCCCGCAGATGTTGATGTAGAGACTCTGTTGAGACCGCTGCCTGCTCTAACCTCTCTGGACCTGTCAGGCATCCATCTGCCCCGCCCGGCGTTTCTCACCCAGTGGAAGGAGCGACTGGCGTCTCTTGTGCTCTATAATGTTGATCTGACAGAGGAACTGAACCACACACTGCTGCAGATGAGCAAACTGAGGTGAGGCATTACTGGATGAGTCTGAGATCAGTGACATCATTATGCTCTTAAGAACAGATAGTACAACCCGATATTACCACTAGGAGACTAACTGTCCCTGAAATACATAGAACCAGTCATAGAGCTGATCTATAACTAACTAAAGCCGATCTAGAACTGATCATAGAATCGATCATATAGCTGATCTAGAACTAAAGCCAATCCAGAACTGATAATAGAACCAACCAGGAAAACATATTATAGGACCAACCAGGAGAACATATCTAGTACAGTTAATAAAACTGATCATAGAACCAACCAACCCCCCAAAAAAGATAATAGAACCGATTGTAGAGACGATCTAGAACTGATCATAGAACCGATCATAGAGTCAATCAATTATTGATCATAGAATCAACCAGGAAAACCATTCATAGAACAAGTCTTAGAGCTGATCTAGAACTGATCATAGATTTTACCAGAAAAATAGATCATAGAACCAATAATAAAGCCGATCTAGAACTGATCATAGAACCAACTAGAAAACAGATCATAGAACCAATTGTAGAGCTGATCTAGAACCGATCATGAAGCTGAAATGTAACAGATCATAGAACCAATCAGAAAAATAGATCATAGAACCAACCAAGAAAACAGATCACAGAACTGATCATAGAGATGATCTAGAACTATTATAAAGCAGATCTAGAACTGATCATAGGACGAACAAGGAAAACAGATCATAAAATGAACCAGAAAAACTCTAGTACAGTTCATAGGACTGATCATAGAACCTAGAAAAACAGATCATATAACTGATCATAGAGCTGATCTAGTACAGATCATAGAACCAACTAGGAAAACAGACCATAGAACTAATTATAGAGTTGATCTAAAATTGATCATAGAACCAACCAGAAAAACAGATCATAGAACGGATCGTAGACTCGATCTAGAACTGGTCATAGAaccaaccccccaaaaaaaacagatCATAGAACCAACCAGGAGAACTGATGATAGAAACAACAAGGGAAACAGATCATATAGAAGGGACTACAGAACCCACTAGGAGAACCAGTGATAGAACTGATCATAGAACCAATCAGGAAAGCAGATTGTTGAACTAATCATAAAACTGATCAAAGAGATGATCTTGAACTGTTTATAGATTTGATCACAGAACTAATGAGGTTTACTTAATAGTTCATAATGTGATTTCATGTCACATCTGCAGAAGCGCCTGATCAAACTGATGAGACGTTTTCTTCATGTCTTTCTGCAGACATCTGGATATTTCCAGAGAAAATCAGAGAACATCTAAGTTTAAGTTGACAAGAAAGATTTTGAGCAGTATTATTCAGGGCTTGGTCAATCTGGTGTCTCTGGACATCTCTGGACACATCATGCTGGACAACTGCACAGTGCCACAGTTTGAAGAAGCCATGGGACCCCCGAGGTGAACACACACATATTTCCaatcctgggcagctattttacACTTCCTGCCTCATTCACTTCAGTGTTTGTGAAGCAATGAGTttatctgagtgtgtgtgtgttttgcagcaTTGAGCCATGTAAGAGCAGCATTTACCCATTTCAGGAGTTAAAGAGACCGCTGCAGTTCTTAGGACTCTACAGCACCACACTCTGCAACGTCACACACATACCTGCGTATAAggtactgcacacacacactgttacatACTGCAGTGGGTCTTTATCTTTCTACAGAAAGTTTGTTATGATGGTATGTGTGTAGTGTTATGActatagtgtgtatgtgtgttttttcagGTCACAGGTTCAAAGAATGAGGATCAGATCCTGAATGCTATCGAGGCGTACACAGAACAGCGGCCAGAACTGGCCCATCGAGCTATTAACCAACTTTTTGACATCGCCAGAATACAGCACTGCAGTCAACTTCTGCGAGCACTGCAGGTAACTACTTGCACAACTACTGtagttttgttttctgttatgtttaataCACTCATATTAATAATCTGTCAGTGGTGGTCTGAAGGTTCTCTGTTGATGTTGTTCATGTGTTTGTCAGCTGGTGATTCGAGCTTTGAAGACTCATAAATATGACAAGAGCATTCAGGTGACGGGCAGCGCCGCCCTGTTTTACCTCACCAACACTGAGTACCGCAGCGATCAGAGCGTATGTCTGCGCAGACAGGTCATACAGGTGGTGCTCAATGGCATGGAGCAGTACCAAGAGGTCACGGTGAGTTAAACACGCacacaattttgatttcaagGAGCGTTTAAGCTGTCATAGGCaatatcatttttaaatatatagtaaTTAGCTCTGAAGTGCATCAATAGAAAATAGCTCCATATTCACAGTCTGGTCAGGATGTTACCTTAAATGGTACATTAGCTGCCTGTGTAGACTGTAAACAAAACTAGGCATTTTTAGATGAGTAAAATCAAACggtctgtttgtctctctgtctgtctgtgtgtttgtgtaggtcCAGAGGAACTGTTGTTTGACGCTGTGTAACTTCAGTATTCCTGAGGAACTGGAGTTTCAGTATCATCGTGTGAATCTGTTACTGCTGAAGATTCTTGAGCCGGCACGTCAGGACGAGTCCATCCAGCGCATCGCTGTTCACCTGTGTAACGCTCTCGTCTGTCAGGTCGATAATGACCACAAAGAAGCCGTCGGCAAGATGGGATTTGTTAAGGTTAGTTCACGATTTATGAGTTTTATGGTGCTGCAAAAActagtatttttaaaaataggttttgttgtttttttttaaattttagatGCTGTAATTAGTAAATGTCAAAATTTGTGTCAAGTcatacagaaaataattttttgtgtgacAGA
Proteins encoded in this region:
- the LOC127428972 gene encoding protein zer-1 homolog — protein: MATKVGDDPDSLMSLCTIFCLKNLRRTMCYTGERNRLHLRPDVFLPSEICDKLVNVYMDLVHTDSDCEPQDGFFQLFSDPRSTRLTRLQLREDFVRDRDLEAIAKQDLIELHLTFCNRLTAHSLRTLYSFRHCLLSLSLFGCSNIFFRKGGAPLAYGEDDDDEDLEERLHRHTVDQDFNFQGFNHLRLLNLGSLPADVDVETLLRPLPALTSLDLSGIHLPRPAFLTQWKERLASLVLYNVDLTEELNHTLLQMSKLRHLDISRENQRTSKFKLTRKILSSIIQGLVNLVSLDISGHIMLDNCTVPQFEEAMGPPSIEPCKSSIYPFQELKRPLQFLGLYSTTLCNVTHIPAYKVTGSKNEDQILNAIEAYTEQRPELAHRAINQLFDIARIQHCSQLLRALQLVIRALKTHKYDKSIQVTGSAALFYLTNTEYRSDQSVCLRRQVIQVVLNGMEQYQEVTVQRNCCLTLCNFSIPEELEFQYHRVNLLLLKILEPARQDESIQRIAVHLCNALVCQVDNDHKEAVGKMGFVKTMLNLIQKKLQDRMCDQVMEFSWSALWNITDETPDNCQMFLECNGMNLFLDCLKEFPDKQELHRNMLGLLGNVAEVKALRPQLLTRQFITVFSDLLDSKADGIEVSYNACGVLSHIMFDGMEVWNMEEPQRSHVMDKMWAAIQSWDVSSRRNINYRSFEPILRLLPQSGAPVSQHWATWALFNLVSVYPSKYCPLLIKEGGIALLQKVLELESSHQETKDMARKVMDQCENFKEDPMDTSR